In Flavobacterium sp. WV_118_3, one DNA window encodes the following:
- a CDS encoding hybrid sensor histidine kinase/response regulator has translation MKIPLQKRKKVHIALFISILIIQLLFFWMWYQQNNEYNTLSESVQNASKPNEAVYFSNQATRSFLNAQNAFNDYLLSYKKASLNQYEHSIREMTVYLDSLDRLSAVNKDFFKVIKSKETTEKQIYHIRKQLDSLMRKGVISLMGSDSLPSNFNIRKFNYAKTLNSISYDTTLTSDKDRKNGFFARIGKAISGKNDIMKERLQVRIKMVYGNTEKVGSFEDQLKNTFSTIDHYYTQEFKKLNRTYNNLRKKDRELLEINKTILRNSQEILQVYSDSAQELDKLKYATALKNIEKQRTLILALLPIMVLITIILLFYTQFAYIYEKSLLDAKTEAEKNLEFKNRIIGMLSHEMRAPLHIISNFSKRLKSATLPETALSTVNSLIFTSNSLQITVNQILDFFKNKSSKLVLYNSNFNLKNEILSVLESLRSLAEIKKIDLNHTIDSKLDTIVWADNVKIHQLFYNIIGNAIKFTDQGSITVTAGLSDQGTQYLLEVTIKDTGAGIPSEDLENIFDQHYQSKFHSEQIKLGAGLGLNLCKEIVDLFGGTITVNSVLQKGTEVRFSLLLNKSRDIKTSLEQLLEINRKKPLAIVIVDDDAITLVSLKKMISNTNAEVSTFTTATGLHNHLNNHTADLIITDLQLGTLSGIQLAREIRKTHSIPIIAVTGDDYWTQEKATDDSPFETVIIKPVNKEELYSKILKTVS, from the coding sequence ATGAAGATCCCTTTACAAAAGCGAAAAAAAGTACACATTGCCCTTTTTATTTCCATCCTCATCATCCAATTGCTTTTTTTCTGGATGTGGTACCAACAAAACAACGAATACAACACCTTATCCGAATCGGTTCAGAATGCCAGCAAACCCAATGAGGCGGTTTATTTCTCCAATCAGGCGACACGAAGTTTTCTAAACGCCCAAAATGCGTTTAACGACTACCTTCTCAGTTATAAAAAAGCCTCTTTAAACCAATATGAACACTCCATTCGGGAGATGACCGTTTATCTGGACAGCCTGGATCGGCTTTCGGCTGTAAACAAAGATTTTTTCAAGGTGATCAAATCGAAAGAAACAACCGAAAAACAAATCTATCATATCCGCAAGCAACTGGATTCGCTGATGCGAAAAGGAGTCATTTCTTTAATGGGTAGCGATTCGCTTCCGTCTAACTTCAACATTCGGAAATTCAATTATGCCAAAACACTGAATTCGATCAGCTACGACACGACACTTACGTCCGACAAAGACCGTAAAAACGGTTTTTTTGCCCGGATCGGAAAAGCTATTTCCGGAAAAAACGACATTATGAAAGAGCGTCTTCAGGTACGTATTAAAATGGTATATGGGAATACCGAAAAAGTCGGTTCATTTGAGGACCAACTTAAAAACACCTTTAGCACCATTGACCACTATTACACCCAGGAGTTTAAAAAACTAAACCGCACCTATAACAACCTTCGGAAAAAGGATCGGGAATTATTGGAAATCAACAAAACCATACTACGCAACAGTCAGGAGATATTACAGGTTTACTCGGATTCGGCTCAGGAACTCGACAAATTAAAATACGCAACAGCACTCAAAAACATCGAAAAACAGCGTACCCTGATTCTGGCATTACTGCCGATCATGGTTCTCATCACGATAATCCTGCTGTTTTACACGCAATTTGCGTATATCTACGAAAAGAGCCTATTGGACGCCAAGACCGAAGCCGAAAAAAATCTGGAATTCAAAAACCGTATCATTGGCATGCTGAGTCACGAAATGCGGGCACCGCTTCATATTATCTCGAACTTTTCGAAACGGCTAAAATCGGCTACACTACCGGAAACGGCACTTTCTACGGTCAATTCGTTAATTTTCACGTCCAACTCCCTGCAGATTACCGTCAATCAGATTCTCGACTTTTTTAAAAACAAAAGCAGCAAACTGGTCTTATACAATTCTAACTTCAACCTGAAAAACGAAATCCTATCGGTATTGGAATCATTACGTTCGTTGGCCGAAATCAAAAAAATCGATTTGAATCATACGATTGACTCAAAACTAGACACTATAGTCTGGGCGGATAATGTAAAAATACACCAGCTTTTTTATAATATTATTGGAAATGCCATCAAGTTTACCGATCAGGGAAGTATTACCGTAACGGCCGGTTTATCGGATCAAGGCACGCAATACCTTTTGGAAGTTACGATTAAAGACACCGGAGCCGGTATTCCGTCTGAAGACCTGGAAAACATATTTGATCAACATTATCAGAGTAAATTCCATTCCGAACAAATCAAGCTTGGCGCCGGACTTGGCTTAAACCTGTGTAAAGAAATTGTCGATCTTTTTGGCGGCACGATCACCGTAAACAGTGTCCTACAAAAAGGCACCGAAGTTCGTTTTTCGCTACTCTTAAACAAATCCCGCGATATTAAAACAAGTCTGGAGCAACTATTGGAAATCAACCGTAAAAAACCACTAGCTATTGTCATCGTAGACGATGATGCCATCACGTTGGTCAGCCTTAAAAAGATGATCAGCAATACCAATGCCGAAGTCAGCACTTTTACAACGGCCACCGGATTGCATAATCATCTTAACAATCATACCGCTGATCTGATCATAACCGACTTACAATTGGGTACACTTTCCGGTATTCAACTCGCCCGGGAAATACGCAAAACCCATTCGATACCGATTATAGCAGTAACCGGTGATGATTATTGGACACAGGAAAAAGCTACTGATGATTCTCCGTTTGAAACTGTTATTATCAAACCGGTAAACAAGGAAGAACTTTATAGCAAAATTTTAAAAACTGTAAGTTGA
- a CDS encoding DNA replication/repair protein RecF, with product MYLKTLSLFNYKNIAEATYAFDAKINCFVGKNGIGKTNILDAIYHLAYGKSYFNPLAVQNIRHGEEFFVIEGQFEKDQRTEQIVCSLKKGQKKVLKRNGKPYDKFSDHIGFIPLVIISPSDQDLIIEGSETRRKFIDSVISQSDSLYLQQLIQYQRILTQRNALLKYFALNHTFDKETLAVYNEQLAVIGQQVFEKRQYFIREFIPIFNRYHQLITNSSETVQIVYESQLFEKDMLALFDEFLSKDRALQYTSVGVHKDDLSFEIDHFPIKKFGSQGQQKSFLIALKLAQFEFIKKLNGTAPILLFDDIFDKLDESRVHKIVEMVNDETFGQLFISDTHPERTEAIVKSTLQSYTLFQL from the coding sequence GTGTATTTAAAGACGCTTTCACTGTTTAATTATAAGAATATTGCCGAAGCTACTTATGCTTTTGATGCCAAAATCAACTGCTTTGTCGGCAAAAATGGTATTGGAAAAACCAATATACTGGATGCTATCTACCATTTGGCCTACGGGAAAAGTTATTTTAATCCGTTGGCGGTTCAGAACATCCGACATGGAGAGGAGTTTTTTGTGATCGAAGGTCAGTTTGAAAAAGACCAACGTACGGAGCAAATTGTCTGCAGTTTAAAAAAAGGACAAAAAAAAGTATTAAAACGCAACGGCAAACCTTATGATAAATTTTCGGATCATATCGGTTTTATCCCGTTGGTTATTATTTCCCCGTCGGATCAAGACCTTATTATAGAAGGTAGCGAAACCCGTCGTAAATTTATCGACAGCGTGATTTCGCAATCAGACAGTTTGTATTTACAACAACTGATCCAATACCAGCGCATACTGACACAACGCAACGCCTTGTTAAAATACTTTGCACTAAACCATACGTTCGACAAAGAAACCCTTGCCGTATATAATGAGCAACTTGCCGTAATTGGTCAGCAGGTATTTGAAAAGCGACAGTACTTTATCCGCGAATTCATTCCTATTTTCAACCGTTATCATCAGTTGATCACTAATTCCTCCGAAACGGTACAGATTGTTTACGAAAGTCAGCTTTTTGAAAAAGACATGTTAGCGCTTTTTGACGAATTTTTATCGAAAGACCGCGCCTTGCAATACACCAGTGTTGGCGTTCATAAAGACGACCTTTCGTTTGAGATTGATCATTTTCCGATTAAAAAATTCGGTTCACAAGGACAACAAAAATCGTTTTTAATTGCTCTAAAACTGGCGCAGTTTGAATTTATCAAAAAACTAAACGGTACCGCTCCTATACTCCTTTTTGACGATATATTTGACAAACTGGACGAAAGTCGGGTACATAAAATTGTCGAGATGGTTAACGATGAAACATTCGGACAACTCTTTATTTCCGACACCCATCCGGAACGTACCGAAGCTATTGTCAAGTCGACTTTACAGAGTTACACCCTTTTTCAACTGTAA